In Papaver somniferum cultivar HN1 unplaced genomic scaffold, ASM357369v1 unplaced-scaffold_114, whole genome shotgun sequence, a genomic segment contains:
- the LOC113328768 gene encoding uncharacterized protein LOC113328768, translated as MVVAEFKFCNQTISHPVSGSITVKEMISVVKQKWHYVPEDLILFSYTVEGISNVINHDLDLRFFIHYCTSQGIDLVKFEIQLRTCVDSISSSSSYAPAPSSSSSSSCISSDEVVELEDVTDDACLIKKVSKKSDAWVNILTGVRKLFEGGIKEVKDCVKKYEINSGRKYKLKKSYLVRYTVECKFKKEENCRWRFHASLLANTKGVFRCMRYIEEHSCSLAYFDPSKVRMRKSFMKDILADDLRESKKKKTASNVIDLLRMECGVDLTYSQAYHDLQSFLWGDDIKSYSDFVWYKNAIEHYNPGSVVNFEYDGVTRRFKRFFVAFEASISGFNNYCRPMLFIDCTFLTGKFKGGLMVACGKTGNQEIYPVAFGIVDSENCDSWGWFLTNLKGIIHEDRPLTIISDRGIGLLKHVPVVFPKAFNSYCLYHMKGNIPVPKGKSRQTTVKLFEECYTALTKEKFYAAAKSMSILKLDLVVTWMMKIPFENWDDHAFLE; from the exons atggttgttgcagagttcaaattttgcaatcaGACCATCTCGCATCCTGTTTCAGGATCAATTACTGTCAAGGAGATGATAAGTGTGGTGAAACAAAAGTGGCATTATGTTCCTGAAGACCTCATTCTTTTTAGTTACACTGTAGAAGGGATCTCAAATGTTATCAATCATGATTTGGATTTGAGGTTTTTCATTCACTATTGCACCTCACAAGGGATTGACTTGGTGAAGTTTGAAATCCAGTTAAGGACCTGTGTTGATtctatttcttcatcttcatcttatgCTCCTGCTccttcttcttcgtcatcatcaaGTTGTATTTCAAGCGATGAGGTAGTTGAATTGGAAGACGTCACTGATGATGCGTGTTTGATCAAAAAGGTCTCGAAGAAGTCTGATGCTTGGGTCAACATCTTAACTGGAGTAAGGAAGTTGTTTGAAGGTGGTATTAAAGAAGTTAAGGATTGTGTTAAAAAGTATGAAATAAATAGTGGTCGCAAATACAAATTGAAGAAGAGTTACCTTGTACGATACACTGTGGAGTGCAAGTTCAAAAAGGAGGAAAATTGTCGCTGGAGGTTTCACGCCTCTCTCCTCGCCAATACAAAAGGTGTATTTCGATGCATGAGATACATTGAGGAGCATTCATGTAGTTTAGCTTATTTTGACCCATCAAAAGTTAGGATGAGAAAATCGTTTATGAAAGATATATTGGCAGATGATTTACGAGaatctaagaagaagaagactgctTCTAATGTTATAGATTTACTCCGAATGGAATGTGGAGTTGATCTCACGTATAGTCAGGCATACCACGATTTACAATCATTTCTTTGGGGTGATGACATCAAGTCTTATTCAGATTTTGTTTGGTATAAAAATGCCATTGAACATTACAATCCTGGAAGCGTCGTGAATTTTGAGTATGATGGTGTGACTCGTCGGTTCAAAAGGTTTTTCGTGGCCTTTGAAGCTTCTATATCTGGTTTCAACAATTACTGTCGTCCGATGCTATTTATTGATTGTACCTTTCTCACTGGGAAGTTCAAAGGTGGTCTTATGGTTGCTTGCGGCAAGACTGGTAACCAAG aGATCTATCCAGTTGCATTTGGAATTGTTGATAGTGAAAATTGTGATAGTTGGGGATGGTTCTTAACCAATTTGAAGGGTATTATTCATGAAGATCGTCCACTAACCATCATATCAGATCGTGGAATCGGCCTTTTGAAGCATGTGCCTGTAGTCTTCCCAAAGGCTTTCAATTCCTACTGTTTGTACCATATGAAAGGAAATATTCCTGTTCCAAAGGGCAAGAGCAGACAAACTACAGTCAAGTTATTCGAAGAGTGCTACACTGCATTAACAAAGGAAAAATTTTATGCTGCTGCGAAGAGTATGAGTATTCTAAAGTTGGATTTGGTGGTTacttggatgatgaagattccattTGAGAATTGGGATGATCATGCATTTCTAGAATAA
- the LOC113328935 gene encoding uncharacterized protein LOC113328935 isoform X4, giving the protein MGFCQALVTVGGSWPFAYCISVNRLQSLPAGATSLSIPLAMSAYIYTGIFVTVPSMASVFNEYALKSQFNTSIYLQPESERKLSLASSFDYRYLKRLNDFLEKKQRGEIDYLLEEIYNRVVDSSWLGRKRHRN; this is encoded by the exons ATGGGTTTTTGCCAAGCTCTTGTTACAG TGGGAGGCTCTTGGCCTTTTGCTTATTGCATCAGTGTCAATCGACTTCAGTCACTGCCTGCGGGAGCTACCTCACTGAGTATCCCACTCGCAATGAGTGCATATATATACACGGGGATATTT GTAACGGTTCCATCTATGGCATCAGTTTTCAATGAATATGCTCTTAAGAGTCAATTTAATACCAGCATTTACCTTCAG CCGGAGAGCGAGCGGAAGTTATCCTTGGCCTCATCCTTCGACTACCGTTACCTCA AGAGATTGAATGACTTTCTTGAGAAGAAGCAAAGAGGGGAAATTGACTACTTACTGGAGGAGATATATAACAGAGTCGTTGATTCTAGTTGGCTTGGTCGTAAAAGGCACCGAAATTAA
- the LOC113328935 gene encoding uncharacterized protein LOC113328935 isoform X2 encodes MGFCQALVTVGGSWPFAYCISVNRLQSLPAGATSLSIPLAMSAYIYTGIFVTVPSMASVFNEYALKSQFNTSIYLQPESERKLSLASSFDYRYLSSCSILSDSLYNCEYAGLKLIERLNDFLEKKQRGEIDYLLEEIYNRVVDSSWLGRKRHRN; translated from the exons ATGGGTTTTTGCCAAGCTCTTGTTACAG TGGGAGGCTCTTGGCCTTTTGCTTATTGCATCAGTGTCAATCGACTTCAGTCACTGCCTGCGGGAGCTACCTCACTGAGTATCCCACTCGCAATGAGTGCATATATATACACGGGGATATTT GTAACGGTTCCATCTATGGCATCAGTTTTCAATGAATATGCTCTTAAGAGTCAATTTAATACCAGCATTTACCTTCAG CCGGAGAGCGAGCGGAAGTTATCCTTGGCCTCATCCTTCGACTACCGTTACCTCAGTAGTTGTTCAATCCTTTCTGACTCATTATACAATTGTGAATATGCAGGACTGAAATTGATTG AGAGATTGAATGACTTTCTTGAGAAGAAGCAAAGAGGGGAAATTGACTACTTACTGGAGGAGATATATAACAGAGTCGTTGATTCTAGTTGGCTTGGTCGTAAAAGGCACCGAAATTAA
- the LOC113328935 gene encoding uncharacterized protein LOC113328935 isoform X3: MGFCQALVTVGGSWPFAYCISVNRLQSLPAGATSLSIPLAMSAYIYTGIFVTVPSMASVFNEYALKSQFNTSIYLQPESERKLSLASSFDYRYLSSCSILSDSLYNCEYAGLKLIGILFGFTCSQMLEHICKCLCFPSIDILHREIE; the protein is encoded by the exons ATGGGTTTTTGCCAAGCTCTTGTTACAG TGGGAGGCTCTTGGCCTTTTGCTTATTGCATCAGTGTCAATCGACTTCAGTCACTGCCTGCGGGAGCTACCTCACTGAGTATCCCACTCGCAATGAGTGCATATATATACACGGGGATATTT GTAACGGTTCCATCTATGGCATCAGTTTTCAATGAATATGCTCTTAAGAGTCAATTTAATACCAGCATTTACCTTCAG CCGGAGAGCGAGCGGAAGTTATCCTTGGCCTCATCCTTCGACTACCGTTACCTCAGTAGTTGTTCAATCCTTTCTGACTCATTATACAATTGTGAATATGCAGGACTGAAATTGATTGGTATCCTATTTGGCTTCACGTGTTCCCAAATGTTAGAACATATATGCAAGTGTCTTTGTTTTCCATCTATTGATATATTACACAG AGAGATTGAATGA
- the LOC113328935 gene encoding uncharacterized protein LOC113328935 isoform X1: protein MGFCQALVTVGGSWPFAYCISVNRLQSLPAGATSLSIPLAMSAYIYTGIFVTVPSMASVFNEYALKSQFNTSIYLQPESERKLSLASSFDYRYLSSCSILSDSLYNCEYAGLKLIGILFGFTCSQMLEHICKCLCFPSIDILHRLKYLGLISSVVYHF, encoded by the exons ATGGGTTTTTGCCAAGCTCTTGTTACAG TGGGAGGCTCTTGGCCTTTTGCTTATTGCATCAGTGTCAATCGACTTCAGTCACTGCCTGCGGGAGCTACCTCACTGAGTATCCCACTCGCAATGAGTGCATATATATACACGGGGATATTT GTAACGGTTCCATCTATGGCATCAGTTTTCAATGAATATGCTCTTAAGAGTCAATTTAATACCAGCATTTACCTTCAG CCGGAGAGCGAGCGGAAGTTATCCTTGGCCTCATCCTTCGACTACCGTTACCTCAGTAGTTGTTCAATCCTTTCTGACTCATTATACAATTGTGAATATGCAGGACTGAAATTGATTGGTATCCTATTTGGCTTCACGTGTTCCCAAATGTTAGAACATATATGCAAGTGTCTTTGTTTTCCATCTATTGATATATTACACAGGTTGAAATATCTAGGCTTGATTAGTTCTGTAGTTTATCATTTTTGA